In the Leptospira sp. WS4.C2 genome, one interval contains:
- a CDS encoding polymer-forming cytoskeletal protein: protein MAIGKDSINSVIGPGSIFEGKFYIAGSLRIDGKFEGDIKTEDALVIGETGKVKTNISAREVIVSGTLIGNIKAENEVKLEGTGRMLGDITAPYLELQKGVVAKGNITITGGQKKDVRKIVEESFGGIKSLDTKD, encoded by the coding sequence ATGGCAATAGGTAAGGATTCCATCAATAGCGTTATCGGACCAGGGTCGATATTTGAAGGTAAGTTTTATATCGCAGGTTCACTCAGAATCGATGGAAAATTCGAAGGTGATATCAAAACTGAGGATGCACTCGTTATCGGTGAAACCGGTAAAGTAAAAACCAACATCAGCGCAAGAGAAGTCATTGTATCAGGTACCCTCATCGGAAACATCAAAGCCGAAAACGAAGTCAAACTCGAAGGTACAGGACGTATGTTAGGTGATATTACTGCTCCATACTTAGAACTTCAAAAAGGTGTAGTTGCAAAAGGAAATATCACAATCACAGGCGGTCAGAAAAAGGACGTTCGTAAGATTGTGGAAGAATCCTTCGGTGGTATTAAGTCTTTAGATACCAAGGATTAA